Proteins found in one Passer domesticus isolate bPasDom1 chromosome 16, bPasDom1.hap1, whole genome shotgun sequence genomic segment:
- the PPDPF gene encoding pancreatic progenitor cell differentiation and proliferation factor has protein sequence MASIPSSGSLMATHNYRRRRLSSTSSTSSCSSEYSGEVIPHGPDLPKSDPGQWWASFFFGKTAHPAMTTVSESQQSLGALRAATGPMACGLVAAPGAGRRRHASESSAGPAV, from the exons ATGGCATCCATCCCATCCAGCGGCTCGCTCATGGCCACGCACAACTATCGCAGAA GGCGCCTGAGCTCCAcatccagcaccagctcctgcagctcagagtACTCTGGGGAGGTCATCCCCCATGGCCCAG ACCTGCCCAAGTCTGACCCCGGCCAGTGGTGGGCCAGCTTCTTCTTTGGGAAGACAGCTCACCCGGCCATGACAACGGTGTCAGAGTCCCAGCAGAG CCTGGGAGCTCTGCGGGCGGCCACAGGACCCATGGCCTGCGGGCTGGTGGCAGCCCCGGGCGCAGGGCGGAGGCGCCACGCCAGCGAGTCCAGCGCGGGCCCCGCGGTGTGA